A single region of the Vicia villosa cultivar HV-30 ecotype Madison, WI linkage group LG4, Vvil1.0, whole genome shotgun sequence genome encodes:
- the LOC131596702 gene encoding serine/threonine-protein kinase STY8-like isoform X3, whose protein sequence is MGDTESCNNRGLNINYHGPIQSLKIEVYKDILTRLMELNAPEVTLPHFQDELWVHFNTLPTRYALEMNVEKAQDVLMHKRLQNMARTIATRPAIEVRLLQVRSPSGVHSNKSLHSNIQTQISCQVSDFPCNMRPMHEITISTSDKPKLFSQLTTLLSEIGLNIQEAHAFSTLDGYSLDVFVVDGWAGQDTERLKHEVIKKMQKLEKNQWFPLSPFPKETEISKHIPKKKIKKLEQPWCSLPKEKLEKIGMNYKPISRNYVWEIDASCLRYERKMASGSVSDLYKGTYINQDVAIKVFKNGSLNGNTQREFSQEIFILSNVQHKNVIKFIGAATKPNFHFVTEYMSGGNMYDFLHIQKTILTLPSLLKVAIDVSQGVKYLHQNNIIHRDLKTANLLMDEKGQVVKVADFGVARLQDKSGIMTAETGTYRWMAPEVIQHKPYNHKADVFSFGIILWELLTRKLPYEDLSPLQAAVGVVHKDLRPEIPRDAHPKLVELLHWCWHKDPSLRPDFSEILKFLQHMNNMIAGKKKVKVKGKM, encoded by the exons ATGGGAGATACAGAGAGTTGCAACAATAGAGGTTTGAATATCAATTACCATGGTCCAATTCAGAGTCTGAAAATTGAAGTTTACAAGGACATTCTCACTCGACTCATGGAATTGAATGCTCCTGAGGTCACTCTTCCTCATTTTCAAGACGAACTCTGGGTTCACTTCAATACTCTTCCAACTAG GTATGCGCTGGAAATGAATGTTGAAAAGGCGCAAGATGTTCTTATGCATAAAAGATTGCAGAATATGGCAAGAACTATTGCTACTAGACCTGCAATTGAAGTCCGTCTTCTCCAG GTTCGCTCTCCTTCTGGTGTGCATTCTAACAAATCCCTTCATTCCAACATACAAACACAAATCAGTTGCCAAGTCTCTGATTTTCCATGCAACATGAG ACCAATGCATGAAATCACAATTTCAACCAGCGATAAGCCAAAACTTTTCAGTCAG TTGACTACCTTACTCTCTGAGATTGGGCTGAACATTCAAGAAGCACACGCATTTTCCACATTGGATGGATATTCATTGGATGTTTTTGTTGTAGATGGTTGGGCAGGCCAG GATACTGAGAGGCTCAAGCATGAAGTGATAAAGAAAATGCAGAAACTCGAG AAAAATCAATGGTTTCCCTTGTCTCCTTTTCCCAAG GAGACCGAGATATCAAAACATattccaaaaaagaaaattaagaaaCTCGAG CAACCCTGGTGCAGTCTTCCTAAGGAGAAACTAGAGAAAATTGGAATGAACTATAAGCCCATCAGTAGAAATTATGTATGGGAAATTGATGCAAGCTGTTTAAGATATGAGAGGAAAATGGCCTCTGGATCAGTCAGTGATTT GTACAAAGGCACTTATATTAATCAAGATGTGGCTATCAAAGTCTTTAAGAATGGTAGTCTGAATGGAAATACACAGAGGGAGTTTTCTCAGGAAATCTTTATTCTGAG TAATGTTCAGCACAAGAATGTTATCAAATTTATTGGTGCGGCTACGAAACCAAACTTTCATTTTGTCACAG AATATATGTCTGGCGGAAATATGTATGACTTTCTGCATATACAGAAGACCATACTTACTCTTCCTTCTTTGCTCAAAGTAGCAATTGATGTATCCCAAGGAGTGAAATATTTGCATCAGAACAACATTATACATCGAGACCTCAAAACTGCCAATCTTTTGATGGATGAGAAGGGG CAGGTAGTTAAAGTTGCTGATTTTGGTGTAGCCAGATTGCAAGACAAATCTGGCATCATGACTGCAGAAACTGGAACATACCGGTGGATGGCTCCAGAG GTTATTCAACATAAGCCATATAATCACAAAGCTGATGTTTTCAGCTTTGGGATTATTCTTTGGGAGCTTCTCACAAGAAAG CTTCCTTATGAAGATTTGTCCCCATTGCAAGCAGCAGTTGGAGTAGTGCATAAG GATTTGAGGCCTGAAATTCCAAGGGATGCACATCCAAAGTTAGTGGAATTGCTTCACTGGTGCTGGCATAAAGATCCGTCTTTAAGGCCCGATTTCTCAGAAATTCTTAAGTTTCTACAGCACATGAACAACATG ATTGCAGGGAAAAAGAAGGTAAAGGTTAAAGGGAAGATGTGA
- the LOC131596702 gene encoding serine/threonine-protein kinase STY17-like isoform X4, translated as MGDTESCNNRGLNINYHGPIQSLKIEVYKDILTRLMELNAPEVTLPHFQDELWVHFNTLPTRYALEMNVEKAQDVLMHKRLQNMARTIATRPAIEVRLLQVRSPSGVHSNKSLHSNIQTQISCQVSDFPCNMRPMHEITISTSDKPKLFSQLTTLLSEIGLNIQEAHAFSTLDGYSLDVFVVDGWAGQDTERLKHEVIKKMQKLEETEISKHIPKKKIKKLEKQPWCSLPKEKLEKIGMNYKPISRNYVWEIDASCLRYERKMASGSVSDLYKGTYINQDVAIKVFKNGSLNGNTQREFSQEIFILSNVQHKNVIKFIGAATKPNFHFVTEYMSGGNMYDFLHIQKTILTLPSLLKVAIDVSQGVKYLHQNNIIHRDLKTANLLMDEKGQVVKVADFGVARLQDKSGIMTAETGTYRWMAPEVIQHKPYNHKADVFSFGIILWELLTRKLPYEDLSPLQAAVGVVHKDLRPEIPRDAHPKLVELLHWCWHKDPSLRPDFSEILKFLQHMNNMIAGKKKVKVKGKM; from the exons ATGGGAGATACAGAGAGTTGCAACAATAGAGGTTTGAATATCAATTACCATGGTCCAATTCAGAGTCTGAAAATTGAAGTTTACAAGGACATTCTCACTCGACTCATGGAATTGAATGCTCCTGAGGTCACTCTTCCTCATTTTCAAGACGAACTCTGGGTTCACTTCAATACTCTTCCAACTAG GTATGCGCTGGAAATGAATGTTGAAAAGGCGCAAGATGTTCTTATGCATAAAAGATTGCAGAATATGGCAAGAACTATTGCTACTAGACCTGCAATTGAAGTCCGTCTTCTCCAG GTTCGCTCTCCTTCTGGTGTGCATTCTAACAAATCCCTTCATTCCAACATACAAACACAAATCAGTTGCCAAGTCTCTGATTTTCCATGCAACATGAG ACCAATGCATGAAATCACAATTTCAACCAGCGATAAGCCAAAACTTTTCAGTCAG TTGACTACCTTACTCTCTGAGATTGGGCTGAACATTCAAGAAGCACACGCATTTTCCACATTGGATGGATATTCATTGGATGTTTTTGTTGTAGATGGTTGGGCAGGCCAG GATACTGAGAGGCTCAAGCATGAAGTGATAAAGAAAATGCAGAAACTCGAG GAGACCGAGATATCAAAACATattccaaaaaagaaaattaagaaaCTCGAG AAGCAACCCTGGTGCAGTCTTCCTAAGGAGAAACTAGAGAAAATTGGAATGAACTATAAGCCCATCAGTAGAAATTATGTATGGGAAATTGATGCAAGCTGTTTAAGATATGAGAGGAAAATGGCCTCTGGATCAGTCAGTGATTT GTACAAAGGCACTTATATTAATCAAGATGTGGCTATCAAAGTCTTTAAGAATGGTAGTCTGAATGGAAATACACAGAGGGAGTTTTCTCAGGAAATCTTTATTCTGAG TAATGTTCAGCACAAGAATGTTATCAAATTTATTGGTGCGGCTACGAAACCAAACTTTCATTTTGTCACAG AATATATGTCTGGCGGAAATATGTATGACTTTCTGCATATACAGAAGACCATACTTACTCTTCCTTCTTTGCTCAAAGTAGCAATTGATGTATCCCAAGGAGTGAAATATTTGCATCAGAACAACATTATACATCGAGACCTCAAAACTGCCAATCTTTTGATGGATGAGAAGGGG CAGGTAGTTAAAGTTGCTGATTTTGGTGTAGCCAGATTGCAAGACAAATCTGGCATCATGACTGCAGAAACTGGAACATACCGGTGGATGGCTCCAGAG GTTATTCAACATAAGCCATATAATCACAAAGCTGATGTTTTCAGCTTTGGGATTATTCTTTGGGAGCTTCTCACAAGAAAG CTTCCTTATGAAGATTTGTCCCCATTGCAAGCAGCAGTTGGAGTAGTGCATAAG GATTTGAGGCCTGAAATTCCAAGGGATGCACATCCAAAGTTAGTGGAATTGCTTCACTGGTGCTGGCATAAAGATCCGTCTTTAAGGCCCGATTTCTCAGAAATTCTTAAGTTTCTACAGCACATGAACAACATG ATTGCAGGGAAAAAGAAGGTAAAGGTTAAAGGGAAGATGTGA
- the LOC131596702 gene encoding serine/threonine-protein kinase STY8-like isoform X1: protein MGDTESCNNRGLNINYHGPIQSLKIEVYKDILTRLMELNAPEVTLPHFQDELWVHFNTLPTRYALEMNVEKAQDVLMHKRLQNMARTIATRPAIEVRLLQVRSPSGVHSNKSLHSNIQTQISCQVSDFPCNMRPMHEITISTSDKPKLFSQLTTLLSEIGLNIQEAHAFSTLDGYSLDVFVVDGWAGQDTERLKHEVIKKMQKLEKNQWFPLSPFPKETEISKHIPKKKIKKLEKQPWCSLPKEKLEKIGMNYKPISRNYVWEIDASCLRYERKMASGSVSDLYKGTYINQDVAIKVFKNGSLNGNTQREFSQEIFILSNVQHKNVIKFIGAATKPNFHFVTEYMSGGNMYDFLHIQKTILTLPSLLKVAIDVSQGVKYLHQNNIIHRDLKTANLLMDEKGQVVKVADFGVARLQDKSGIMTAETGTYRWMAPEVIQHKPYNHKADVFSFGIILWELLTRKLPYEDLSPLQAAVGVVHKDLRPEIPRDAHPKLVELLHWCWHKDPSLRPDFSEILKFLQHMNNMIAGKKKVKVKGKM from the exons ATGGGAGATACAGAGAGTTGCAACAATAGAGGTTTGAATATCAATTACCATGGTCCAATTCAGAGTCTGAAAATTGAAGTTTACAAGGACATTCTCACTCGACTCATGGAATTGAATGCTCCTGAGGTCACTCTTCCTCATTTTCAAGACGAACTCTGGGTTCACTTCAATACTCTTCCAACTAG GTATGCGCTGGAAATGAATGTTGAAAAGGCGCAAGATGTTCTTATGCATAAAAGATTGCAGAATATGGCAAGAACTATTGCTACTAGACCTGCAATTGAAGTCCGTCTTCTCCAG GTTCGCTCTCCTTCTGGTGTGCATTCTAACAAATCCCTTCATTCCAACATACAAACACAAATCAGTTGCCAAGTCTCTGATTTTCCATGCAACATGAG ACCAATGCATGAAATCACAATTTCAACCAGCGATAAGCCAAAACTTTTCAGTCAG TTGACTACCTTACTCTCTGAGATTGGGCTGAACATTCAAGAAGCACACGCATTTTCCACATTGGATGGATATTCATTGGATGTTTTTGTTGTAGATGGTTGGGCAGGCCAG GATACTGAGAGGCTCAAGCATGAAGTGATAAAGAAAATGCAGAAACTCGAG AAAAATCAATGGTTTCCCTTGTCTCCTTTTCCCAAG GAGACCGAGATATCAAAACATattccaaaaaagaaaattaagaaaCTCGAG AAGCAACCCTGGTGCAGTCTTCCTAAGGAGAAACTAGAGAAAATTGGAATGAACTATAAGCCCATCAGTAGAAATTATGTATGGGAAATTGATGCAAGCTGTTTAAGATATGAGAGGAAAATGGCCTCTGGATCAGTCAGTGATTT GTACAAAGGCACTTATATTAATCAAGATGTGGCTATCAAAGTCTTTAAGAATGGTAGTCTGAATGGAAATACACAGAGGGAGTTTTCTCAGGAAATCTTTATTCTGAG TAATGTTCAGCACAAGAATGTTATCAAATTTATTGGTGCGGCTACGAAACCAAACTTTCATTTTGTCACAG AATATATGTCTGGCGGAAATATGTATGACTTTCTGCATATACAGAAGACCATACTTACTCTTCCTTCTTTGCTCAAAGTAGCAATTGATGTATCCCAAGGAGTGAAATATTTGCATCAGAACAACATTATACATCGAGACCTCAAAACTGCCAATCTTTTGATGGATGAGAAGGGG CAGGTAGTTAAAGTTGCTGATTTTGGTGTAGCCAGATTGCAAGACAAATCTGGCATCATGACTGCAGAAACTGGAACATACCGGTGGATGGCTCCAGAG GTTATTCAACATAAGCCATATAATCACAAAGCTGATGTTTTCAGCTTTGGGATTATTCTTTGGGAGCTTCTCACAAGAAAG CTTCCTTATGAAGATTTGTCCCCATTGCAAGCAGCAGTTGGAGTAGTGCATAAG GATTTGAGGCCTGAAATTCCAAGGGATGCACATCCAAAGTTAGTGGAATTGCTTCACTGGTGCTGGCATAAAGATCCGTCTTTAAGGCCCGATTTCTCAGAAATTCTTAAGTTTCTACAGCACATGAACAACATG ATTGCAGGGAAAAAGAAGGTAAAGGTTAAAGGGAAGATGTGA
- the LOC131596702 gene encoding serine/threonine-protein kinase STY17-like isoform X7 codes for MGDTESCNNRGLNINYHGPIQSLKIEVYKDILTRLMELNAPEVTLPHFQDELWVHFNTLPTRYALEMNVEKAQDVLMHKRLQNMARTIATRPAIEVRLLQVRSPSGVHSNKSLHSNIQTQISCQVSDFPCNMRPMHEITISTSDKPKLFSQLTTLLSEIGLNIQEAHAFSTLDGYSLDVFVVDGWAGQDTERLKHEVIKKMQKLEKNQWFPLSPFPKETEISKHIPKKKIKKLEKQPWCSLPKEKLEKIGMNYKPISRNYVWEIDASCLRYERKMASGSVSDLYKGTYINQDVAIKVFKNGSLNGNTQREFSQEIFILSNVQHKNVIKFIGAATKPNFHFVTEYMSGGNMYDFLHIQKTILTLPSLLKVAIDVSQGVKYLHQNNIIHRDLKTANLLMDEKGVVKVADFGVARLQDKSGIMTAETGTYRWMAPELPYEDLSPLQAAVGVVHKDLRPEIPRDAHPKLVELLHWCWHKDPSLRPDFSEILKFLQHMNNMIAGKKKVKVKGKM; via the exons ATGGGAGATACAGAGAGTTGCAACAATAGAGGTTTGAATATCAATTACCATGGTCCAATTCAGAGTCTGAAAATTGAAGTTTACAAGGACATTCTCACTCGACTCATGGAATTGAATGCTCCTGAGGTCACTCTTCCTCATTTTCAAGACGAACTCTGGGTTCACTTCAATACTCTTCCAACTAG GTATGCGCTGGAAATGAATGTTGAAAAGGCGCAAGATGTTCTTATGCATAAAAGATTGCAGAATATGGCAAGAACTATTGCTACTAGACCTGCAATTGAAGTCCGTCTTCTCCAG GTTCGCTCTCCTTCTGGTGTGCATTCTAACAAATCCCTTCATTCCAACATACAAACACAAATCAGTTGCCAAGTCTCTGATTTTCCATGCAACATGAG ACCAATGCATGAAATCACAATTTCAACCAGCGATAAGCCAAAACTTTTCAGTCAG TTGACTACCTTACTCTCTGAGATTGGGCTGAACATTCAAGAAGCACACGCATTTTCCACATTGGATGGATATTCATTGGATGTTTTTGTTGTAGATGGTTGGGCAGGCCAG GATACTGAGAGGCTCAAGCATGAAGTGATAAAGAAAATGCAGAAACTCGAG AAAAATCAATGGTTTCCCTTGTCTCCTTTTCCCAAG GAGACCGAGATATCAAAACATattccaaaaaagaaaattaagaaaCTCGAG AAGCAACCCTGGTGCAGTCTTCCTAAGGAGAAACTAGAGAAAATTGGAATGAACTATAAGCCCATCAGTAGAAATTATGTATGGGAAATTGATGCAAGCTGTTTAAGATATGAGAGGAAAATGGCCTCTGGATCAGTCAGTGATTT GTACAAAGGCACTTATATTAATCAAGATGTGGCTATCAAAGTCTTTAAGAATGGTAGTCTGAATGGAAATACACAGAGGGAGTTTTCTCAGGAAATCTTTATTCTGAG TAATGTTCAGCACAAGAATGTTATCAAATTTATTGGTGCGGCTACGAAACCAAACTTTCATTTTGTCACAG AATATATGTCTGGCGGAAATATGTATGACTTTCTGCATATACAGAAGACCATACTTACTCTTCCTTCTTTGCTCAAAGTAGCAATTGATGTATCCCAAGGAGTGAAATATTTGCATCAGAACAACATTATACATCGAGACCTCAAAACTGCCAATCTTTTGATGGATGAGAAGGGG GTAGTTAAAGTTGCTGATTTTGGTGTAGCCAGATTGCAAGACAAATCTGGCATCATGACTGCAGAAACTGGAACATACCGGTGGATGGCTCCAGAG CTTCCTTATGAAGATTTGTCCCCATTGCAAGCAGCAGTTGGAGTAGTGCATAAG GATTTGAGGCCTGAAATTCCAAGGGATGCACATCCAAAGTTAGTGGAATTGCTTCACTGGTGCTGGCATAAAGATCCGTCTTTAAGGCCCGATTTCTCAGAAATTCTTAAGTTTCTACAGCACATGAACAACATG ATTGCAGGGAAAAAGAAGGTAAAGGTTAAAGGGAAGATGTGA
- the LOC131596702 gene encoding serine/threonine-protein kinase STY8-like isoform X2, whose protein sequence is MGDTESCNNRGLNINYHGPIQSLKIEVYKDILTRLMELNAPEVTLPHFQDELWVHFNTLPTRYALEMNVEKAQDVLMHKRLQNMARTIATRPAIEVRLLQVRSPSGVHSNKSLHSNIQTQISCQVSDFPCNMRPMHEITISTSDKPKLFSQLTTLLSEIGLNIQEAHAFSTLDGYSLDVFVVDGWAGQDTERLKHEVIKKMQKLEKNQWFPLSPFPKETEISKHIPKKKIKKLEKQPWCSLPKEKLEKIGMNYKPISRNYVWEIDASCLRYERKMASGSVSDLYKGTYINQDVAIKVFKNGSLNGNTQREFSQEIFILSNVQHKNVIKFIGAATKPNFHFVTEYMSGGNMYDFLHIQKTILTLPSLLKVAIDVSQGVKYLHQNNIIHRDLKTANLLMDEKGVVKVADFGVARLQDKSGIMTAETGTYRWMAPEVIQHKPYNHKADVFSFGIILWELLTRKLPYEDLSPLQAAVGVVHKDLRPEIPRDAHPKLVELLHWCWHKDPSLRPDFSEILKFLQHMNNMIAGKKKVKVKGKM, encoded by the exons ATGGGAGATACAGAGAGTTGCAACAATAGAGGTTTGAATATCAATTACCATGGTCCAATTCAGAGTCTGAAAATTGAAGTTTACAAGGACATTCTCACTCGACTCATGGAATTGAATGCTCCTGAGGTCACTCTTCCTCATTTTCAAGACGAACTCTGGGTTCACTTCAATACTCTTCCAACTAG GTATGCGCTGGAAATGAATGTTGAAAAGGCGCAAGATGTTCTTATGCATAAAAGATTGCAGAATATGGCAAGAACTATTGCTACTAGACCTGCAATTGAAGTCCGTCTTCTCCAG GTTCGCTCTCCTTCTGGTGTGCATTCTAACAAATCCCTTCATTCCAACATACAAACACAAATCAGTTGCCAAGTCTCTGATTTTCCATGCAACATGAG ACCAATGCATGAAATCACAATTTCAACCAGCGATAAGCCAAAACTTTTCAGTCAG TTGACTACCTTACTCTCTGAGATTGGGCTGAACATTCAAGAAGCACACGCATTTTCCACATTGGATGGATATTCATTGGATGTTTTTGTTGTAGATGGTTGGGCAGGCCAG GATACTGAGAGGCTCAAGCATGAAGTGATAAAGAAAATGCAGAAACTCGAG AAAAATCAATGGTTTCCCTTGTCTCCTTTTCCCAAG GAGACCGAGATATCAAAACATattccaaaaaagaaaattaagaaaCTCGAG AAGCAACCCTGGTGCAGTCTTCCTAAGGAGAAACTAGAGAAAATTGGAATGAACTATAAGCCCATCAGTAGAAATTATGTATGGGAAATTGATGCAAGCTGTTTAAGATATGAGAGGAAAATGGCCTCTGGATCAGTCAGTGATTT GTACAAAGGCACTTATATTAATCAAGATGTGGCTATCAAAGTCTTTAAGAATGGTAGTCTGAATGGAAATACACAGAGGGAGTTTTCTCAGGAAATCTTTATTCTGAG TAATGTTCAGCACAAGAATGTTATCAAATTTATTGGTGCGGCTACGAAACCAAACTTTCATTTTGTCACAG AATATATGTCTGGCGGAAATATGTATGACTTTCTGCATATACAGAAGACCATACTTACTCTTCCTTCTTTGCTCAAAGTAGCAATTGATGTATCCCAAGGAGTGAAATATTTGCATCAGAACAACATTATACATCGAGACCTCAAAACTGCCAATCTTTTGATGGATGAGAAGGGG GTAGTTAAAGTTGCTGATTTTGGTGTAGCCAGATTGCAAGACAAATCTGGCATCATGACTGCAGAAACTGGAACATACCGGTGGATGGCTCCAGAG GTTATTCAACATAAGCCATATAATCACAAAGCTGATGTTTTCAGCTTTGGGATTATTCTTTGGGAGCTTCTCACAAGAAAG CTTCCTTATGAAGATTTGTCCCCATTGCAAGCAGCAGTTGGAGTAGTGCATAAG GATTTGAGGCCTGAAATTCCAAGGGATGCACATCCAAAGTTAGTGGAATTGCTTCACTGGTGCTGGCATAAAGATCCGTCTTTAAGGCCCGATTTCTCAGAAATTCTTAAGTTTCTACAGCACATGAACAACATG ATTGCAGGGAAAAAGAAGGTAAAGGTTAAAGGGAAGATGTGA
- the LOC131596702 gene encoding serine/threonine-protein kinase STY17-like isoform X6, protein MGDTESCNNRGLNINYHGPIQSLKIEVYKDILTRLMELNAPEVTLPHFQDELWVHFNTLPTRYALEMNVEKAQDVLMHKRLQNMARTIATRPAIEVRLLQVRSPSGVHSNKSLHSNIQTQISCQVSDFPCNMRPMHEITISTSDKPKLFSQLTTLLSEIGLNIQEAHAFSTLDGYSLDVFVVDGWAGQDTERLKHEVIKKMQKLEKNQWFPLSPFPKETEISKHIPKKKIKKLEKQPWCSLPKEKLEKIGMNYKPISRNYVWEIDASCLRYERKMASGSVSDLYKGTYINQDVAIKVFKNGSLNGNTQREFSQEIFILSNVQHKNVIKFIGAATKPNFHFVTEYMSGGNMYDFLHIQKTILTLPSLLKVAIDVSQGVKYLHQNNIIHRDLKTANLLMDEKGQVVKVADFGVARLQDKSGIMTAETGTYRWMAPELPYEDLSPLQAAVGVVHKDLRPEIPRDAHPKLVELLHWCWHKDPSLRPDFSEILKFLQHMNNMIAGKKKVKVKGKM, encoded by the exons ATGGGAGATACAGAGAGTTGCAACAATAGAGGTTTGAATATCAATTACCATGGTCCAATTCAGAGTCTGAAAATTGAAGTTTACAAGGACATTCTCACTCGACTCATGGAATTGAATGCTCCTGAGGTCACTCTTCCTCATTTTCAAGACGAACTCTGGGTTCACTTCAATACTCTTCCAACTAG GTATGCGCTGGAAATGAATGTTGAAAAGGCGCAAGATGTTCTTATGCATAAAAGATTGCAGAATATGGCAAGAACTATTGCTACTAGACCTGCAATTGAAGTCCGTCTTCTCCAG GTTCGCTCTCCTTCTGGTGTGCATTCTAACAAATCCCTTCATTCCAACATACAAACACAAATCAGTTGCCAAGTCTCTGATTTTCCATGCAACATGAG ACCAATGCATGAAATCACAATTTCAACCAGCGATAAGCCAAAACTTTTCAGTCAG TTGACTACCTTACTCTCTGAGATTGGGCTGAACATTCAAGAAGCACACGCATTTTCCACATTGGATGGATATTCATTGGATGTTTTTGTTGTAGATGGTTGGGCAGGCCAG GATACTGAGAGGCTCAAGCATGAAGTGATAAAGAAAATGCAGAAACTCGAG AAAAATCAATGGTTTCCCTTGTCTCCTTTTCCCAAG GAGACCGAGATATCAAAACATattccaaaaaagaaaattaagaaaCTCGAG AAGCAACCCTGGTGCAGTCTTCCTAAGGAGAAACTAGAGAAAATTGGAATGAACTATAAGCCCATCAGTAGAAATTATGTATGGGAAATTGATGCAAGCTGTTTAAGATATGAGAGGAAAATGGCCTCTGGATCAGTCAGTGATTT GTACAAAGGCACTTATATTAATCAAGATGTGGCTATCAAAGTCTTTAAGAATGGTAGTCTGAATGGAAATACACAGAGGGAGTTTTCTCAGGAAATCTTTATTCTGAG TAATGTTCAGCACAAGAATGTTATCAAATTTATTGGTGCGGCTACGAAACCAAACTTTCATTTTGTCACAG AATATATGTCTGGCGGAAATATGTATGACTTTCTGCATATACAGAAGACCATACTTACTCTTCCTTCTTTGCTCAAAGTAGCAATTGATGTATCCCAAGGAGTGAAATATTTGCATCAGAACAACATTATACATCGAGACCTCAAAACTGCCAATCTTTTGATGGATGAGAAGGGG CAGGTAGTTAAAGTTGCTGATTTTGGTGTAGCCAGATTGCAAGACAAATCTGGCATCATGACTGCAGAAACTGGAACATACCGGTGGATGGCTCCAGAG CTTCCTTATGAAGATTTGTCCCCATTGCAAGCAGCAGTTGGAGTAGTGCATAAG GATTTGAGGCCTGAAATTCCAAGGGATGCACATCCAAAGTTAGTGGAATTGCTTCACTGGTGCTGGCATAAAGATCCGTCTTTAAGGCCCGATTTCTCAGAAATTCTTAAGTTTCTACAGCACATGAACAACATG ATTGCAGGGAAAAAGAAGGTAAAGGTTAAAGGGAAGATGTGA